From a single Anabas testudineus chromosome 5, fAnaTes1.2, whole genome shotgun sequence genomic region:
- the ppfia4 gene encoding liprin-alpha-4 isoform X1, whose amino-acid sequence MMCEVMPTISEGDSAGPPRGAGGVPNGSDQEANFEQLMVNMLDERDKLLESLRETQETLIQSQTKLQGALHERDALQRQINAALPQEFATLTKELNICREQLLEKEEEISELKAERNNTRLLLEHLECLVSRHERSLRMTVVKRQAPPPSGVSSEVEVLKALKSLFEHHKALDEKVRERLRVALERVATLEGQLSATTQELNMVRQRKDGDSMERTDGSKPTWKRLPNGSIDAHDEGSRVSELQELLDRTNKELAQSREHSATLNGRVAELEAELANAHRELSRSEELSIKQQREQREREDLEERITTLEKRYLAAQRETTHIHDLNDKLENELATKDSLHRQSEEKVRQLQEMLEMAEQRLAQTMRKAETLPEVEAELAQRVAALSKAEERHGNVEERLRQLESQLEEKNQELGRARQREKMNEEHNKRLSDTVDRLLTESNERLQLHLKERMAALEDKNSLIQDLENCQKQLEEFHHTRERLIGEIEKLRNEIDHLKRRSGAFGDGTHPRSHLGSSSDLRFSVVEGQDGHYSTTVIRRAQKGRLSALRDDPNKVCAVFEQDYPSLRGSVSHLLGSDIEAESDLEDDVSSALLSPSGQSDAQTLALMLQEQLDAINEEIRMIQVERESTDLRSDEIESRVNSGSMDGLNVTLRPRALPTSATAQSLASSTSPPTSGHSTPKHHSRNTSHHLGIMTLPSDLRKHRRRVASPVEVDKATIKCETSPPSSPRSLRLETNFAQFTGSLEDGRGKQKKGIKSSIGRLFGKKEKGRMDQSVGRDGQTLPALSDFEMGIGDTMTLGKLGTQAERDRRMKKKHELLEDARKRGLPFAQWDGPTVVSWLELWVGMPAWYVAACRANVKSGAIMSALSDTEIQREIGISNPLHRLKLRLAIQEMVSLTSPSAPLTSRTSSGNVWVTHEEMENLASSTKAENEEGSWAQTLAYGDMNHEWIGNEWLPSLGLPQYRSYFMECLVDARMLDHLTKKDLRSHLKMVDSFHRASLQYGIMCLKRLNYDRKDLERRREDSQHDMKDVLVWTNEQVIHWVQSIGLREYSSNLLESGVHGALVSLDETFDYSSLALILQIPMQNTQARQVLEREFNNLLALGTDRRLEESGDDKSFRRSPSWRKRFRAREGGTGLGMMAGSMETLPAGFRMPSMSMPPSMNLMPKKHLQPEAPPPAPPRLDPSAVRTYSC is encoded by the exons GAGTTCGCCACTCTGACGAAGGAGCTGAACATATGCCGGgagcagctgctggagaaagaggaggaaatatCTGAGCTGAAAGCTGAAAGGAACAACACTAgg ctgctgttggAGCACCTGGAGTGTCTGGTGTCTCGTCACGAACGCAGTCTGAGGATGACAGTGGTGAAGAGACAGGCACCCCCACCATCTGGAGTCTCCAGCGAGGTGGAGGTCCTCAAAGCTCTGAAGTCGCTGTTTGAACACCACAAGGCTCTGGATGAAAAG gtacGTGAGAGGCTTCGGGTAGCTCTGGAGAGGGTGGCCACCCTGGAGGGACAGCTATCCGCCACCACACAAGAA CTGAACATGGTGAGACAAAGGAAGGATGGTGACTCAATGGAGCGAACAGACGGATCCAAACCTACATGGAAG AGACTACCCAATGGCTCCATAGATGCTCATGATGAAGGCAGCCGGGTGTCTGAGCTTCAGGAGCTGCTGGATCGGACCAATAAGGAGTTAGCGCAGAGCCGCGAGCACTCTGCCACTCTCAACGGCCGCGTGGCTGAGCTTGAAGCGGAGCTCGCAAACGCACACCGAGAACTGAGCCGCAGCGAggagctgtcaatcaaacaaCAGAGGGAACAGAGAGAG AGAGAGGATCTGGAGGAGAGGATAACAACGTTAGAGAAACGCTACCTGGCTGCCCAGCGGGAAACCACACACATCCACGACCTCAACGACAAACTGGAGAATGAACTGGCCACCAAGGACTCCCTGCACCGACAG AGCGAGGAGAAGGTGCGTCAGCTCCAGGAGATGCTGGAGATGGCAGAGCAGAGACTGGCTCAGACCATGAGGAAGGCTGAGACACTGCCAGAGGTGGAAGCTGAACTGGCACAGAGAGTGGCAGCACTCTCCAAG GCCGAGGAGCGTCATGGCAACGTGGAGGAGCGGCTCAGACAGCTGGAGTCACAACTGGAGGAGAAGAACCAAGAGCTAGGCcgg GCTCGTCAAAGGGAGAAAATGAATGAGGAGCATAACAAGCGTTTATCTGACACTGTGGACCGTCTGCTCACAGAGTCCAATGAAAGGCTGCAGCTCCATTTGAAAGAACGTATGGCTGCCTTGGAAGACAAG AACTCCCTTATTCAGGACCTTGAGAACTGCCAGAAACAGCTTGAAGAATTTCATCACACCAGG GAACGCCTGATTGGAGAGATTGAGAAGTTGAGAAATGAAATTGACCATTTGAAACGCCGCAGTGGGGCATTTGGAGATGGAACACACCCTCG GTCTCACCTGGGCAGCTCCAGTGACCTTCGCTTCTCTGTGGTGGAGGGCCAAGATGGCCACTACAGCACAACTGTGATCAGGCGGGCACAGAAAGGCAGACTGTCGGCGTTACGAGACGACCCAAACAAG gtgtgtgCGGTATTTGAACAGGACTACCCATCTCTACGTGGGAGTGTCAGCCACCTTCTGGGCAGCGACATAGAGGCAGAATCTGACCTGGAGGACGACGTTAGCTCTGCCCTGCTCTCCCCGAGTGGCCAATCGGATGCTCAGACTCTCGCTCTCATGCTGCAGGAGCAGCTCGACGCTATCAATGAAGAGATTAG GATGATCCAGGTGGAGAGAGAGTCAACAGACCTGCGCTCTGACGAGATAGAGTCTCGTGTGAACAGCGGCAGCATGGACGGACTCAATGTGACACTTCGACCCCGGGCACTGCCCACCTCTGCTACTGCACAGTCACTGGCATCATCCACGTCTCCGCCCACCAGCGGCCACTCCACACCCAAACACCATTCACGCAACACCAGCCATCATCTAGGCATTATGACTCTG CCAAGCGACCTGAGGAAACATCGCAGGAGAGTAGCA TCCCCAGTGGAAGTGGACAAAGCTACTATCAAGTGTGAGACGTCGCCCCCCTCCTCACCCCGCAGTTTACGACTAGAAACCAATTTCGCCCAATTCACAGGCAGTCTAGAGGATGGTCGAGG CAAGCAGAAGAAAGGTATCAAATCATCTATCGGTCGATTGTTTGGGAAGAAGGAGAAGGGTCGAATGGACCAGTCGGTGGGCCGGGATGGACAGACTCTACCAGCCCTATCAG aCTTTGAGATGGGCATTGGAGACACTATGACTCTGGGAAAACTTGGCACTCAGGCTGAGAGGGACCGCAGGatgaagaaaaa ACATGAGCTTCTAGAAGATGCTAGGAAAAGGGGTTTGCCATTTGCCCAGTGGGATGGCCCTACTGTCGTCTCCTGGCTCGAG CTGTGGGTGGGTATGCCGGCTTGGTATGTGGCAGCCTGTCGTGCCAATGTGAAGAGTGGAGCCATCATGTCAGCTCTGTCAGACACTGAGATCCAGAGGGAGATTGGCATCAGCAACCCTTTGCACCGACTCAAACTGCGGCTGGCCATCCAGGAGATGGTCTCCCTCACCAGCCCTTCTGCTCCACTCACCTCCAGAACG TCCTCCGGAAATGTGTGGGTGACTCATGAAGAGATGGAGAACCTGGCTTCCTCCACTAAAGCG GAGAATGAGGAAGGCAGCTGGGCACAG ACTCTTGCTTACGGAGACATGAATCATGAGTGGATAGGGAATGAATGGCTGCCCAGCCTTGGTCTTCCTCAGTACCGCTCCTACTTCATGGAGTGTCTGGTGGACGCGCGCATGCTTGACCACCTCACCAAAAAGGACCTGAGGAGCCACCTCAAGATGGTGGACAGCTTCCATAG ggCTAGTCTGCAGTATGGGATTATGTGCTTGAAGAGACTCAATTATGACAGGAAAGACCTGGAGCGGCGGAGAGAGGACAGCCAACATGACATGAAAG ATGTGCTGGTGTGGACCAATGAGCAGGTGATCCACTGGGTCCAGTCCATTGGTCTGAGGGAGTATAGCAGCAACCTGTTGGAGAGCGGCGTTCATGGAGCCCTTGTGTCTCTTGATGAGACCTTTGACTACAGTAGTCTAGCACTTATCCTGCAAATCCCTATGCAGAACACACAG GCACGGCAGGTTCTGGAGAGGGAGTTCAACAACCTCTTAGCCTTGGGGACAGATCGACGGCTAGAGGAG AGTGGGGATGACAAGTCATTTCGACGCTCTCCATCATGGCGCAAGAGGTTTCGAGCACGCGAGGGAGGGACAGGGTTGGGGATGATGGCGGGCTCCATGGAAACGCTTCCTGCAGGCTTCCGGATGCCCTCCATGTCCATGCCGCCCTCTATGAACTTGATGCCCAAGAAACATCTCCAGCCTGAAG CTCCTCCCCCGGCGCCCCCGAGACTTGACCCCTCGGCTGTGCGGACCTACTCATGCTAA
- the ppfia4 gene encoding liprin-alpha-4 isoform X3 codes for MMCEVMPTISEGDSAGPPRGAGGVPNGSDQEANFEQLMVNMLDERDKLLESLRETQETLIQSQTKLQGALHERDALQRQINAALPQEFATLTKELNICREQLLEKEEEISELKAERNNTRLLLEHLECLVSRHERSLRMTVVKRQAPPPSGVSSEVEVLKALKSLFEHHKALDEKVRERLRVALERVATLEGQLSATTQELNMVRQRKDGDSMERTDGSKPTWKRLPNGSIDAHDEGSRVSELQELLDRTNKELAQSREHSATLNGRVAELEAELANAHRELSRSEELSIKQQREQREREDLEERITTLEKRYLAAQRETTHIHDLNDKLENELATKDSLHRQSEEKVRQLQEMLEMAEQRLAQTMRKAETLPEVEAELAQRVAALSKAEERHGNVEERLRQLESQLEEKNQELGRARQREKMNEEHNKRLSDTVDRLLTESNERLQLHLKERMAALEDKNSLIQDLENCQKQLEEFHHTRERLIGEIEKLRNEIDHLKRRSGAFGDGTHPRSHLGSSSDLRFSVVEGQDGHYSTTVIRRAQKGRLSALRDDPNKVCAVFEQDYPSLRGSVSHLLGSDIEAESDLEDDVSSALLSPSGQSDAQTLALMLQEQLDAINEEIRMIQVERESTDLRSDEIESRVNSGSMDGLNVTLRPRALPTSATAQSLASSTSPPTSGHSTPKHHSRNTSHHLGIMTLPSDLRKHRRRVASPVEVDKATIKCETSPPSSPRSLRLETNFAQFTGSLEDGRGKQKKGIKSSIGRLFGKKEKGRMDQSVGRDGQTLPALSDFEMGIGDTMTLGKLGTQAERDRRMKKKHELLEDARKRGLPFAQWDGPTVVSWLELWVGMPAWYVAACRANVKSGAIMSALSDTEIQREIGISNPLHRLKLRLAIQEMVSLTSPSAPLTSRTSSGNVWVTHEEMENLASSTKATLAYGDMNHEWIGNEWLPSLGLPQYRSYFMECLVDARMLDHLTKKDLRSHLKMVDSFHRASLQYGIMCLKRLNYDRKDLERRREDSQHDMKDVLVWTNEQVIHWVQSIGLREYSSNLLESGVHGALVSLDETFDYSSLALILQIPMQNTQARQVLEREFNNLLALGTDRRLEESGDDKSFRRSPSWRKRFRAREGGTGLGMMAGSMETLPAGFRMPSMSMPPSMNLMPKKHLQPEAPPPAPPRLDPSAVRTYSC; via the exons GAGTTCGCCACTCTGACGAAGGAGCTGAACATATGCCGGgagcagctgctggagaaagaggaggaaatatCTGAGCTGAAAGCTGAAAGGAACAACACTAgg ctgctgttggAGCACCTGGAGTGTCTGGTGTCTCGTCACGAACGCAGTCTGAGGATGACAGTGGTGAAGAGACAGGCACCCCCACCATCTGGAGTCTCCAGCGAGGTGGAGGTCCTCAAAGCTCTGAAGTCGCTGTTTGAACACCACAAGGCTCTGGATGAAAAG gtacGTGAGAGGCTTCGGGTAGCTCTGGAGAGGGTGGCCACCCTGGAGGGACAGCTATCCGCCACCACACAAGAA CTGAACATGGTGAGACAAAGGAAGGATGGTGACTCAATGGAGCGAACAGACGGATCCAAACCTACATGGAAG AGACTACCCAATGGCTCCATAGATGCTCATGATGAAGGCAGCCGGGTGTCTGAGCTTCAGGAGCTGCTGGATCGGACCAATAAGGAGTTAGCGCAGAGCCGCGAGCACTCTGCCACTCTCAACGGCCGCGTGGCTGAGCTTGAAGCGGAGCTCGCAAACGCACACCGAGAACTGAGCCGCAGCGAggagctgtcaatcaaacaaCAGAGGGAACAGAGAGAG AGAGAGGATCTGGAGGAGAGGATAACAACGTTAGAGAAACGCTACCTGGCTGCCCAGCGGGAAACCACACACATCCACGACCTCAACGACAAACTGGAGAATGAACTGGCCACCAAGGACTCCCTGCACCGACAG AGCGAGGAGAAGGTGCGTCAGCTCCAGGAGATGCTGGAGATGGCAGAGCAGAGACTGGCTCAGACCATGAGGAAGGCTGAGACACTGCCAGAGGTGGAAGCTGAACTGGCACAGAGAGTGGCAGCACTCTCCAAG GCCGAGGAGCGTCATGGCAACGTGGAGGAGCGGCTCAGACAGCTGGAGTCACAACTGGAGGAGAAGAACCAAGAGCTAGGCcgg GCTCGTCAAAGGGAGAAAATGAATGAGGAGCATAACAAGCGTTTATCTGACACTGTGGACCGTCTGCTCACAGAGTCCAATGAAAGGCTGCAGCTCCATTTGAAAGAACGTATGGCTGCCTTGGAAGACAAG AACTCCCTTATTCAGGACCTTGAGAACTGCCAGAAACAGCTTGAAGAATTTCATCACACCAGG GAACGCCTGATTGGAGAGATTGAGAAGTTGAGAAATGAAATTGACCATTTGAAACGCCGCAGTGGGGCATTTGGAGATGGAACACACCCTCG GTCTCACCTGGGCAGCTCCAGTGACCTTCGCTTCTCTGTGGTGGAGGGCCAAGATGGCCACTACAGCACAACTGTGATCAGGCGGGCACAGAAAGGCAGACTGTCGGCGTTACGAGACGACCCAAACAAG gtgtgtgCGGTATTTGAACAGGACTACCCATCTCTACGTGGGAGTGTCAGCCACCTTCTGGGCAGCGACATAGAGGCAGAATCTGACCTGGAGGACGACGTTAGCTCTGCCCTGCTCTCCCCGAGTGGCCAATCGGATGCTCAGACTCTCGCTCTCATGCTGCAGGAGCAGCTCGACGCTATCAATGAAGAGATTAG GATGATCCAGGTGGAGAGAGAGTCAACAGACCTGCGCTCTGACGAGATAGAGTCTCGTGTGAACAGCGGCAGCATGGACGGACTCAATGTGACACTTCGACCCCGGGCACTGCCCACCTCTGCTACTGCACAGTCACTGGCATCATCCACGTCTCCGCCCACCAGCGGCCACTCCACACCCAAACACCATTCACGCAACACCAGCCATCATCTAGGCATTATGACTCTG CCAAGCGACCTGAGGAAACATCGCAGGAGAGTAGCA TCCCCAGTGGAAGTGGACAAAGCTACTATCAAGTGTGAGACGTCGCCCCCCTCCTCACCCCGCAGTTTACGACTAGAAACCAATTTCGCCCAATTCACAGGCAGTCTAGAGGATGGTCGAGG CAAGCAGAAGAAAGGTATCAAATCATCTATCGGTCGATTGTTTGGGAAGAAGGAGAAGGGTCGAATGGACCAGTCGGTGGGCCGGGATGGACAGACTCTACCAGCCCTATCAG aCTTTGAGATGGGCATTGGAGACACTATGACTCTGGGAAAACTTGGCACTCAGGCTGAGAGGGACCGCAGGatgaagaaaaa ACATGAGCTTCTAGAAGATGCTAGGAAAAGGGGTTTGCCATTTGCCCAGTGGGATGGCCCTACTGTCGTCTCCTGGCTCGAG CTGTGGGTGGGTATGCCGGCTTGGTATGTGGCAGCCTGTCGTGCCAATGTGAAGAGTGGAGCCATCATGTCAGCTCTGTCAGACACTGAGATCCAGAGGGAGATTGGCATCAGCAACCCTTTGCACCGACTCAAACTGCGGCTGGCCATCCAGGAGATGGTCTCCCTCACCAGCCCTTCTGCTCCACTCACCTCCAGAACG TCCTCCGGAAATGTGTGGGTGACTCATGAAGAGATGGAGAACCTGGCTTCCTCCACTAAAGCG ACTCTTGCTTACGGAGACATGAATCATGAGTGGATAGGGAATGAATGGCTGCCCAGCCTTGGTCTTCCTCAGTACCGCTCCTACTTCATGGAGTGTCTGGTGGACGCGCGCATGCTTGACCACCTCACCAAAAAGGACCTGAGGAGCCACCTCAAGATGGTGGACAGCTTCCATAG ggCTAGTCTGCAGTATGGGATTATGTGCTTGAAGAGACTCAATTATGACAGGAAAGACCTGGAGCGGCGGAGAGAGGACAGCCAACATGACATGAAAG ATGTGCTGGTGTGGACCAATGAGCAGGTGATCCACTGGGTCCAGTCCATTGGTCTGAGGGAGTATAGCAGCAACCTGTTGGAGAGCGGCGTTCATGGAGCCCTTGTGTCTCTTGATGAGACCTTTGACTACAGTAGTCTAGCACTTATCCTGCAAATCCCTATGCAGAACACACAG GCACGGCAGGTTCTGGAGAGGGAGTTCAACAACCTCTTAGCCTTGGGGACAGATCGACGGCTAGAGGAG AGTGGGGATGACAAGTCATTTCGACGCTCTCCATCATGGCGCAAGAGGTTTCGAGCACGCGAGGGAGGGACAGGGTTGGGGATGATGGCGGGCTCCATGGAAACGCTTCCTGCAGGCTTCCGGATGCCCTCCATGTCCATGCCGCCCTCTATGAACTTGATGCCCAAGAAACATCTCCAGCCTGAAG CTCCTCCCCCGGCGCCCCCGAGACTTGACCCCTCGGCTGTGCGGACCTACTCATGCTAA
- the ppfia4 gene encoding liprin-alpha-4 isoform X5, producing the protein MMCEVMPTISEGDSAGPPRGAGGVPNGSDQEANFEQLMVNMLDERDKLLESLRETQETLIQSQTKLQGALHERDALQRQINAALPQEFATLTKELNICREQLLEKEEEISELKAERNNTRLLLEHLECLVSRHERSLRMTVVKRQAPPPSGVSSEVEVLKALKSLFEHHKALDEKVRERLRVALERVATLEGQLSATTQELNMVRQRKDGDSMERTDGSKPTWKRLPNGSIDAHDEGSRVSELQELLDRTNKELAQSREHSATLNGRVAELEAELANAHRELSRSEELSIKQQREQREREDLEERITTLEKRYLAAQRETTHIHDLNDKLENELATKDSLHRQSEEKVRQLQEMLEMAEQRLAQTMRKAETLPEVEAELAQRVAALSKAEERHGNVEERLRQLESQLEEKNQELGRARQREKMNEEHNKRLSDTVDRLLTESNERLQLHLKERMAALEDKNSLIQDLENCQKQLEEFHHTRERLIGEIEKLRNEIDHLKRRSGAFGDGTHPRSHLGSSSDLRFSVVEGQDGHYSTTVIRRAQKGRLSALRDDPNKVCAVFEQDYPSLRGSVSHLLGSDIEAESDLEDDVSSALLSPSGQSDAQTLALMLQEQLDAINEEIRMIQVERESTDLRSDEIESRVNSGSMDGLNVTLRPRALPTSATAQSLASSTSPPTSGHSTPKHHSRNTSHHLGIMTLPSDLRKHRRRVASPVEVDKATIKCETSPPSSPRSLRLETNFAQFTGSLEDGRGKQKKGIKSSIGRLFGKKEKGRMDQSVGRDGQTLPALSDFEMGIGDTMTLGKLGTQAERDRRMKKKHELLEDARKRGLPFAQWDGPTVVSWLELWVGMPAWYVAACRANVKSGAIMSALSDTEIQREIGISNPLHRLKLRLAIQEMVSLTSPSAPLTSRTTLAYGDMNHEWIGNEWLPSLGLPQYRSYFMECLVDARMLDHLTKKDLRSHLKMVDSFHRASLQYGIMCLKRLNYDRKDLERRREDSQHDMKDVLVWTNEQVIHWVQSIGLREYSSNLLESGVHGALVSLDETFDYSSLALILQIPMQNTQARQVLEREFNNLLALGTDRRLEESGDDKSFRRSPSWRKRFRAREGGTGLGMMAGSMETLPAGFRMPSMSMPPSMNLMPKKHLQPEAPPPAPPRLDPSAVRTYSC; encoded by the exons GAGTTCGCCACTCTGACGAAGGAGCTGAACATATGCCGGgagcagctgctggagaaagaggaggaaatatCTGAGCTGAAAGCTGAAAGGAACAACACTAgg ctgctgttggAGCACCTGGAGTGTCTGGTGTCTCGTCACGAACGCAGTCTGAGGATGACAGTGGTGAAGAGACAGGCACCCCCACCATCTGGAGTCTCCAGCGAGGTGGAGGTCCTCAAAGCTCTGAAGTCGCTGTTTGAACACCACAAGGCTCTGGATGAAAAG gtacGTGAGAGGCTTCGGGTAGCTCTGGAGAGGGTGGCCACCCTGGAGGGACAGCTATCCGCCACCACACAAGAA CTGAACATGGTGAGACAAAGGAAGGATGGTGACTCAATGGAGCGAACAGACGGATCCAAACCTACATGGAAG AGACTACCCAATGGCTCCATAGATGCTCATGATGAAGGCAGCCGGGTGTCTGAGCTTCAGGAGCTGCTGGATCGGACCAATAAGGAGTTAGCGCAGAGCCGCGAGCACTCTGCCACTCTCAACGGCCGCGTGGCTGAGCTTGAAGCGGAGCTCGCAAACGCACACCGAGAACTGAGCCGCAGCGAggagctgtcaatcaaacaaCAGAGGGAACAGAGAGAG AGAGAGGATCTGGAGGAGAGGATAACAACGTTAGAGAAACGCTACCTGGCTGCCCAGCGGGAAACCACACACATCCACGACCTCAACGACAAACTGGAGAATGAACTGGCCACCAAGGACTCCCTGCACCGACAG AGCGAGGAGAAGGTGCGTCAGCTCCAGGAGATGCTGGAGATGGCAGAGCAGAGACTGGCTCAGACCATGAGGAAGGCTGAGACACTGCCAGAGGTGGAAGCTGAACTGGCACAGAGAGTGGCAGCACTCTCCAAG GCCGAGGAGCGTCATGGCAACGTGGAGGAGCGGCTCAGACAGCTGGAGTCACAACTGGAGGAGAAGAACCAAGAGCTAGGCcgg GCTCGTCAAAGGGAGAAAATGAATGAGGAGCATAACAAGCGTTTATCTGACACTGTGGACCGTCTGCTCACAGAGTCCAATGAAAGGCTGCAGCTCCATTTGAAAGAACGTATGGCTGCCTTGGAAGACAAG AACTCCCTTATTCAGGACCTTGAGAACTGCCAGAAACAGCTTGAAGAATTTCATCACACCAGG GAACGCCTGATTGGAGAGATTGAGAAGTTGAGAAATGAAATTGACCATTTGAAACGCCGCAGTGGGGCATTTGGAGATGGAACACACCCTCG GTCTCACCTGGGCAGCTCCAGTGACCTTCGCTTCTCTGTGGTGGAGGGCCAAGATGGCCACTACAGCACAACTGTGATCAGGCGGGCACAGAAAGGCAGACTGTCGGCGTTACGAGACGACCCAAACAAG gtgtgtgCGGTATTTGAACAGGACTACCCATCTCTACGTGGGAGTGTCAGCCACCTTCTGGGCAGCGACATAGAGGCAGAATCTGACCTGGAGGACGACGTTAGCTCTGCCCTGCTCTCCCCGAGTGGCCAATCGGATGCTCAGACTCTCGCTCTCATGCTGCAGGAGCAGCTCGACGCTATCAATGAAGAGATTAG GATGATCCAGGTGGAGAGAGAGTCAACAGACCTGCGCTCTGACGAGATAGAGTCTCGTGTGAACAGCGGCAGCATGGACGGACTCAATGTGACACTTCGACCCCGGGCACTGCCCACCTCTGCTACTGCACAGTCACTGGCATCATCCACGTCTCCGCCCACCAGCGGCCACTCCACACCCAAACACCATTCACGCAACACCAGCCATCATCTAGGCATTATGACTCTG CCAAGCGACCTGAGGAAACATCGCAGGAGAGTAGCA TCCCCAGTGGAAGTGGACAAAGCTACTATCAAGTGTGAGACGTCGCCCCCCTCCTCACCCCGCAGTTTACGACTAGAAACCAATTTCGCCCAATTCACAGGCAGTCTAGAGGATGGTCGAGG CAAGCAGAAGAAAGGTATCAAATCATCTATCGGTCGATTGTTTGGGAAGAAGGAGAAGGGTCGAATGGACCAGTCGGTGGGCCGGGATGGACAGACTCTACCAGCCCTATCAG aCTTTGAGATGGGCATTGGAGACACTATGACTCTGGGAAAACTTGGCACTCAGGCTGAGAGGGACCGCAGGatgaagaaaaa ACATGAGCTTCTAGAAGATGCTAGGAAAAGGGGTTTGCCATTTGCCCAGTGGGATGGCCCTACTGTCGTCTCCTGGCTCGAG CTGTGGGTGGGTATGCCGGCTTGGTATGTGGCAGCCTGTCGTGCCAATGTGAAGAGTGGAGCCATCATGTCAGCTCTGTCAGACACTGAGATCCAGAGGGAGATTGGCATCAGCAACCCTTTGCACCGACTCAAACTGCGGCTGGCCATCCAGGAGATGGTCTCCCTCACCAGCCCTTCTGCTCCACTCACCTCCAGAACG ACTCTTGCTTACGGAGACATGAATCATGAGTGGATAGGGAATGAATGGCTGCCCAGCCTTGGTCTTCCTCAGTACCGCTCCTACTTCATGGAGTGTCTGGTGGACGCGCGCATGCTTGACCACCTCACCAAAAAGGACCTGAGGAGCCACCTCAAGATGGTGGACAGCTTCCATAG ggCTAGTCTGCAGTATGGGATTATGTGCTTGAAGAGACTCAATTATGACAGGAAAGACCTGGAGCGGCGGAGAGAGGACAGCCAACATGACATGAAAG ATGTGCTGGTGTGGACCAATGAGCAGGTGATCCACTGGGTCCAGTCCATTGGTCTGAGGGAGTATAGCAGCAACCTGTTGGAGAGCGGCGTTCATGGAGCCCTTGTGTCTCTTGATGAGACCTTTGACTACAGTAGTCTAGCACTTATCCTGCAAATCCCTATGCAGAACACACAG GCACGGCAGGTTCTGGAGAGGGAGTTCAACAACCTCTTAGCCTTGGGGACAGATCGACGGCTAGAGGAG AGTGGGGATGACAAGTCATTTCGACGCTCTCCATCATGGCGCAAGAGGTTTCGAGCACGCGAGGGAGGGACAGGGTTGGGGATGATGGCGGGCTCCATGGAAACGCTTCCTGCAGGCTTCCGGATGCCCTCCATGTCCATGCCGCCCTCTATGAACTTGATGCCCAAGAAACATCTCCAGCCTGAAG CTCCTCCCCCGGCGCCCCCGAGACTTGACCCCTCGGCTGTGCGGACCTACTCATGCTAA